TATATTCTATTGAATTGAATTATGAAAAGCAATGTATTGATACAATGAGAAAGCTATTAAAATATATTGTAGAAAGTCCGGAAATATTTATTGAGTTTATTGATCAGGCTCATTGTAAGTACTAGGAAGTGATAATGATTTATTAACTCTTTGCTTTGTTTTTCTTTTAACTTTTATTGCTTTTATATTAAGTACAAGAAATTGTTTTAAAATATAATCTAAATCCTCCTCTTTAACTTTTAGAATAACCTTCATCATTATTTTCTGATTAAAATAATTGTGTTAATGGTTTAATATTTTTTGTTTTTCAACTTCAAACTCTTCATCATTGATAATTCCTGAAGTGCGTAGTTTATTTAATTTATTGAGTTGATCATATTTGTCTAAAACTACCGTATTTTTAGGTTTATTCTTTATATGAATAACATTTTTACTTGAAAAGGCTTTTGCAAATGCCAACCACCAACCATATACCGTCCAACCAAAAAATAAATTAATTAGTAAAACACTGAAAAATTTGAATCTTAATATATAGACTCTAAATAAAGCAATTATAGTTGGAATAAAATAGATAAAGAGAATTATTTTGACAAATGGAAACTCTCCAGTATTTTGACTCGTGGAAGTTAGTATTGCTAACATATTTGTTATCGATATTATAATTTTAGGCTATTATTTAGGTTCTCTTGTTAAGAGAATGGGTTCAAATATAAAACATTTAAATAAAAAAGCTACTAATTAGATACATCTTTTTAGTGGTAACATAAACGGAGCTTATTTCCAAGCTTTGTATTCTCTAATTGAGATTACATGGAGGAAAAAGAATTTTTAAAAGAAGAAGTCTTAAAGAAACTTGGCAAGAGGATAAAAGAGATTAGGATAGCTAAGGGTTATTCAAGTTACGAATATTTTGCATATGAGCATAACATATCCAGAGCTCAGTATGGACGATATGAGAAAGGTGAGGACTTGAGATTTAGTACCTTAGCAAAGGTTATAAATGCCTTTGGGATGACTATGAATGAATTTTTTGCTGAAGGGTTCGAAGACAATGAGTGTTAATATATAAACACGATCTTTAATAATCATTGTATAATTAACATGAAATTTTGGATTTAATCAAGAAGTATTTTACAGTGATTATCTAACTTTAAAAAGTTCAAATATTTGCTTTAAGCACTAGGATTAAACGAATAATTTCGTTATTTTATCTAAAATATTATGGTAGCATAAATCTGAAACTCTTTTTTCTTCTACAGTTCCATCCTCTCTTTTTGTTTTCTTTTCAAGACGGGTCCCTCCATTGTTATAGTTCGTGGAGCTGCTAAATAAAAGTCCATCTGATTTTTTTTCTAACTTTCTTATTTTCTTCCAATTGTAATTATTATTTGCTATTATAATAATGAAATTATTAATTTCATCATGCGTAAAGTTATCCAAAGTAGATTTGTGAACCAATTGAATCCTTTCATGGAATGCATCGTCAATCAGTAACAGTGAACGCTTGGATAAGTCAGTAATAGTAAAGATTATTAAATCGTTATTTTCATTCATAAATTCTTCACAAGAGTATGTTGCCCTAAGCTTTTCAACAACAGAATGTAACATAAAGAATATTTTGTCCTTATCAATTTTATTGTTCGTTTTATCTTCTTTACTACCTGATGTTTCTGCTCCAGGAGAATCAGGATTGGGGTTTTTTGTCTTGAAAGTTCCAAAATCTGATAAGGGTTTAATAATTGGAGTACCTGAGCTCGCTTTTTCACTTAATTTATACTCTATAGATATTTGTACAATCTTATTTAAAAGATTAAGCCCAGACTCTATAAAGTTTTTAGAAAGATTAGGATTTTTATCATCATTAGTTACAGTGGTGTTTTTATTTTTATTCCCTGGTTTGAATCTTTTACCCTTACCCGTATTATCGTTATTACCATTATCATTTTTCTCACCGGAAGAATAATCAATAAACTTAACAGTATCTACAGTGTATAAATTGCTAAAATTGTGAGAAGAAGTAATGTCAATTATCTCAGTAACAATAAAGTATTTTTTGC
This portion of the Chryseobacterium arthrosphaerae genome encodes:
- a CDS encoding helix-turn-helix domain-containing protein, translating into MEEKEFLKEEVLKKLGKRIKEIRIAKGYSSYEYFAYEHNISRAQYGRYEKGEDLRFSTLAKVINAFGMTMNEFFAEGFEDNEC
- a CDS encoding superinfection immunity protein, which codes for MLAILTSTSQNTGEFPFVKIILFIYFIPTIIALFRVYILRFKFFSVLLINLFFGWTVYGWWLAFAKAFSSKNVIHIKNKPKNTVVLDKYDQLNKLNKLRTSGIINDEEFEVEKQKILNH